The sequence CCAAAttttaaatgggtcgggtcgggtcgggtctgaatTTAGTAAATTCAAACCCGATCCAAAAAATggaatgggtccaatatttatGATGCGATCCGACCCTATAGGTTCTTTAAAACGGGTTGGGTCGGGCTacgggtcaacccgacccatttgcagctttATGAGTCTTTCCTTTAGCTCGTCTCTATATGAGCTTTATgttgatttattttctttttcttaaacaaagtttttttttaaaaaaaaattcatgcacAATCGTCTCAAGTGTTTGTGTGCTTTTAAGTATACTATATATACTTGTATGCCAAATGGAGTCCTAACTCTCTAAGATTGAGAGTGTCAAATAAACAAACTTGACCACACCTTGTTGTTGACGAATCTTTATCACCGATCAGAAAGAGATGCATTTCTTTCTAGATGTGAATCAaatgaatataaatataaatgtttGGTAGCCATAAATATATTAATCTTTTTTAAAtgaatacctttttttttagatAATGATAAGCAAATTTTTTGTAAATAttagataatatatatattgcttTCTATCAAAACAAGATAAATCCTAGGTTTGCATTAGAAGCTGCACTCTTCAGGAGCTGTATGTAATACTAATGCATCTGTCTCATTGTGAGTTTGAGCGGATCCATAGCTAGCAGAGAACGTATATTCTTGCAGGCCCCCTCATGAAATTGAAAAATTATACAGTTATACTCTATACTGTATGCACCATGTGGCCATGCATACTACTAATCATCGAGATGCATTAGTAGATTTCATTCATCATGCGTTCGTCTCAGCGACAGGCGCGCTCCTTTCGTGCACACAATGCAGGAATATAATTTTTGCATGAAGCCAGCTACAGCTAGCCAACCTTTTCTGCCGACTTCAGCTAAAGCATGAAACGACCGACTTGGCTGACTTAAGAAGGGGTGGAAGTAGTTGAACTTTGGAAAGAGGCCCCCTCAATTTTGCTCTGCCACCGATTTTCCCACCTTCCGAGCACATCAACTGTTGGAAGAAAGTGATTTCTACCTCCAACTATCAGGCCAAGTTCTGGGAGGCGTCGATGACCTTTGGGGCTCCTCTTCCACCACCCTTTCCGAACTCTTACGCTGCCCTGATGTGTTGGTTTCATCATGAAAAGTCGGGGGTTTCACACAGCCTTGTAGCGGGCTGGGTCTACCTACAAGGCGACAAGAGTGACCTCCACTTCACGGCAAAATATGGTCAAGTGGGCACATCAATTTCGAGAGGGACTTCCCCAAGCGGTGCCATCTTCCAATCAGAGCAGTATCCTCTTCGTTCCCTCGATGACTTGGTGATAGACTTCCCATAGTATCTACGGAGAGATATTTTGAACCTTTAGTGCTGCTTCTCCGTGGTGATCAAGCTCAACCATAGTTTTAGGGAGCTGTAAGTGGCATTATTCTTTTGAGGGCAGTGATATTATGAGGAACGACTTCATCGATGCCCACCTGAATTCTTGGACTTCCGGGGTCCTGCCACCTGAGAACATTACCCTTAACCCCTGCCGTACGTAGCCCGTAGTTTCTTAGGCATGAGATTTGTGGATTGATATGTCGTAGTTCTTAATTTGCTTAACGAAGTTGGATGTAGAAGATGCCAACTTGTAAAGTTCTTGGAGGTTGCAGCAAGTGGCTTGGGATGAATCTCGTTTTTACCAGTATTTGGAGGGTTAAAGAAATTTAGGAGAGAGCCATCCATTATGGTGCagctcatgacccatgagcttctctatcaacgaaaaagaaaaaaagaagaagaagttggATGTAAGGTACGTACGATCCCCATAGAGTAACCAGAGGTGCGGATtagttctctcttctcttcttaatTCATTCGTTCTCCCTTTCCCACGAACAGTGATGCAATGCATGAGGACATAAGCTGCTCGCTTATAATCAAAACCAAGATCAGATCCTCTTTGGTCCAAAATCTACACTGTTGAATTTTTTCACTTGAAAACCTGTGGAACTTCGCTTGAAAGGGCAGTGGTAGAAGGAACAAGAGGACACGTATGAATCCCTATATGTAACGTATCGTTCACAGGGGTACAGAGAGCTAAGAGGTTGACCTTTGTGCACTGTTGACTTTCTATGGCCCCTACTTCTATTAATAGAACAAGTTCATATCAAGCACGAAACCATTCTAAAAAGCGGTggtccaatttaattaagactTTTTCGTTTCTAAGATCTCTAATTGAATCGATCATTAGATTGTTCAATTTCAAATGAACGATCCAATCAAAGATTTGATGATTCAACTCAAGCACCCACAGGAATTTTTACTCAATGGACTTTTCAGAATTACTCATATCCAGATATATAGTTATTTttaaacttttaattttttatttcatatttttaaaaattttttctaTATATTGTTTAATCGTTTTATGGCCCCTCCGATTTCCATTAGCGGAAGTCTCCAtccttttgttaaaaaaaattaatttagctGTAAAGTGTTGGTCATGGGCCCACAGTTGTAGGCACAGGCCAAGCCTGGTTCACGTGGTTGACGAGAAGGTTCGCTTCGTTACGTCCTTCCGCTTTCCGTGCGACCGTAGAAACTCTCGCCGTAGGGAGGGAGGTCTAATTTCTCTACGAGGTGACGACATCTAATATCATGCAACGGCAGCGGGTTTGAATTGAGGAACACTTTTCCTCCTCCTTGCTCtatatattctttttctttttctttgtttctagCTCTATATATTCGTAAGCAAACTAAACCATATCAAGCCTCCCAtgtatggttccttttctttctacTCGAGTTTCATCATCTCCCAACTaattccatctttttttttttcctagtgACACATTTCTTTGCTTAATTTCAATCATGGCGTCGCTCGAATTCACCTCTACATGGGCCGTCGCGACCGTTTGCTTAGCACTGATCAGCGTCGGCATCCTTGTAGAACATGGCTTCCATCATCTAGCTAAGGTATGACATCCGACTGAATACATTCATTTCATTTGATCACTGCTTTTTTGCTCCATTTAATGATGACGGATGCCTAACCAGTGTctcaaaaagaggaggaggaagtcaTTAATCCAAGCTCTTTCCCGGATAGAATCAGGTAGAGAGGAGATATTGTTGATTCATCGTTCTTCTTTGCCTATTTCCTTTTGCTTGGTTCTTGATAGGCTTGTCGGTTTTAGAGCTGATGCAGTTAGGCTTTGTATCTTTGCTGCTGACTGTTGCACAACAACCGATCTCGAAGATTTGCATACCAACGAGCCTAGGAGACACATTCCTTCCATGTAAGGATGCCCCTTCGAGCAATGCCGCAGCTACGAACTCGGCCTCGGCCTTGGAGGGATCCCCGTGCCAAGAGGAGGTAAGACGGATGGGAAAAATCTTACGGAATAATGGAAAGTACTGCTAGAGTTTGGCAGGGAAGTGCTAAGGTTGTGATGTTGGTTGGCTAGGGGAAGGTATCTCTGGTCTCTAGTGGAGGCATCAATGAGCTCCAGACGTTGATCTTTTCCTTAGCCCTCTCTCATGTACTCTCTTGCCTACTGACCATGGCCTTGGGATCGGCCAAGGTGAGTCCATCAACCGAGTCtggtgctctttttttttttctgtttttcttttaagagaATTATGGTGGAAGGGGAGATACTATTAATGATATTAGAGAAATGATGTGAGAACTACCAAGATTAGATATTTGGGAAAATGAATGAAGGATGCCGGCATTGGCCGGCAACAGTACCCAGTTTGGCAAATGCTCATTGGATCTTAACTGCTTGCTTTTCTCGTGGTTCCATTGATTTCTGAAGAAAATTAAGTCCCATGTCTCTCTCAAAACCAAAAGGCCACGGCAATGTCGACAAACAAAGTCCCCAGTTCGGAAAACAGATGTACGGTCAACAGTGGAACATGTGAAAGGAGAAGCTTCCGCGCGCTGTTTCACATTTCAAACGTCTAATAGAAAGCTTTTGCTGTTGCCAATTGTTCAGATGAAGAAATGGGagtcttgggaagaagaaacacGAAGCCTCGAGTATCAAGTTTCTTATGGTAATTAAGTTTACGTTCTGGACTTCCTCTATATGattcactttaaaaaaaaaagactactGCCTCTAAATTATTGACGTTGATCCCAATTTCATACTGTTACTAGCTATAGTGACAACCAATTGATTATGATCACTTTACTGCACGAAGTCAGCTTgtgcctctcttcttctctccatcCTTCAATATTGCACAATGAGAGACCTTCTAATTTGTTGTTATTTCTAGTCTCATTCTTTCCTGCTGTGGCTCGATAAAACTGCTTAATTAGATTCACGAAGATTTAAGCTCAGGCGCCAAACAAGCTTTGGAAGGCGGCATTTGAGATTTTGGAGCAATCACAGATTGCTTCGTTGGCCTGtgagatttcttcttcttcttcttcctgccAAGACATAGGCTACAAACTGCATGCTCTAGAGATTAACCGAGTTGTTGTGTTAATTTGCAGGTCTGCTTCCTCCGGCAGTTTATGGGATCAGTCAGCAAAGCCGACTATTTTGCACTCCGTCGTGGATTTATGGCTGTAACCCTTGCATTCTAATCTAAATAAATATGCCAACTTTTTCATAGTTCCTTGTATTGTTGTATTGTGTCTTGTTTTTTTGATGTTAGATTGTATTGTGTCTCGTTCATCAGGCCCATTTTTCTAAAAAGAGCAAGTTTAATTTTCACAAGTTTCTTAAGAGAGCATTGGATGAGGACATTGTCATGGTGGTGGGAACGAGGTAATATTCCTATCCATAATGTATTTCTGCCATGGTTGGTTCCAATCTTCCATACGTAGCAAGCTAATAAGCCCTGCCATTCTATTTGCAGTGTTTGGGTCTGGACATTTGCATTTCTTTTCA is a genomic window of Phoenix dactylifera cultivar Barhee BC4 chromosome 4, palm_55x_up_171113_PBpolish2nd_filt_p, whole genome shotgun sequence containing:
- the LOC103720249 gene encoding MLO-like protein 2, with translation MASLEFTSTWAVATVCLALISVGILVEHGFHHLAKCLKKRRRKSLIQALSRIESELMQLGFVSLLLTVAQQPISKICIPTSLGDTFLPCKDAPSSNAAATNSASALEGSPCQEEGKVSLVSSGGINELQTLIFSLALSHVLSCLLTMALGSAKMKKWESWEEETRSLEYQVSYDSRRFKLRRQTSFGRRHLRFWSNHRLLRWPVCFLRQFMGSVSKADYFALRRGFMAAHFSKKSKFNFHKFLKRALDEDIVMVVGTSVWVWTFAFLFIFFNARSFYNYFWLPFIPLVVLLAVGTKLEDIITIMCLESSEQSAVVVGSLLVKPKNDLFWFGRPQLVLHLIHFILFQNSFQLAFFAWTWYKFGWRSCFHRENVDIVLTIIIGILVQFLCGYVALPLYALVSQMGTLMRKAVFTERVVRGLKNWHKIASQNLAPQASGSPNPTARSSSHSIDNASPTVPSPLEADAHEASFLEFVSRQRGTGLVGEIVEEEIIPGTSNRVAYDGEISFQWLNEREN